From Acidobacteriota bacterium, a single genomic window includes:
- a CDS encoding class I SAM-dependent methyltransferase, with the protein MDRMYRHQRFFYDLTRKYYLLGRDRLIAEMKIAPGDRVLELGCGTARNLIALAKKHPESHFYGLDASAEMLRTAQKKIDAAGLSNITLRTALADEFSFDGTFGLDDRFDNCFFSYAVSIIPPWRESIRNAIENLKPEGKLHIVDFFDQNDLPAWFRTLLQGWLEKFHVRYPEELIPFLETMRDEGSIEFRVDPLYRRYALIVEVTKAQIQ; encoded by the coding sequence ATGGATCGGATGTACCGCCATCAGCGCTTCTTCTACGATCTGACGCGCAAGTACTATCTGCTCGGACGCGACCGGCTGATCGCCGAGATGAAGATCGCGCCCGGGGACCGCGTTCTCGAACTCGGCTGCGGAACGGCGCGCAATCTCATCGCTCTCGCGAAAAAACATCCTGAATCGCATTTCTACGGTCTCGACGCCTCGGCGGAAATGCTCCGGACCGCGCAAAAGAAGATCGACGCGGCAGGATTGTCGAACATCACACTCCGGACGGCGCTCGCCGATGAGTTTTCGTTTGACGGGACGTTCGGCCTCGACGACAGATTCGACAATTGCTTTTTCAGCTACGCGGTCTCGATCATCCCGCCCTGGAGGGAATCGATCCGAAACGCAATCGAGAACCTCAAACCCGAGGGAAAGCTCCATATCGTCGATTTTTTCGATCAAAACGACCTGCCGGCGTGGTTTCGCACGTTGCTTCAAGGCTGGCTCGAAAAATTCCACGTGCGCTATCCGGAAGAGTTGATCCCGTTTCTTGAAACGATGCGCGACGAAGGCTCGATCGAATTTCGGGTCGATCCGCTCTATCGAAGATATGCCTTGATCGTTGAGGTTACGAAAGCCCAGATTCAATAG
- a CDS encoding DMT family transporter — MKAFAFTTVALLCFALNSVLCRMALRGGEIDATSFTVVRLVSGAAVLFLLAHAFGRRDAGEDNGNWVSALFLFGYAILFSFAYLGLTTATGALILFGSVQLTMIFWAIARGESPRRLEWVGLSVAFCGLVYLVLPGLESPPIASSILMAVAGAAWGFYTLRAKGVKNPLSTTAGNFARSLPFAAVAALPFLGNLKISFRAALIAAVSGAIASGIGYAVWYAALRFHTPVRAAVLQLAVPAIAAAGGILLLREEFSVRLLLASLLILGGIGIAILVRRK; from the coding sequence ATGAAAGCGTTCGCATTTACAACCGTCGCCCTCCTCTGCTTTGCGCTGAACTCCGTCCTTTGCCGGATGGCATTGCGCGGCGGCGAGATCGACGCGACTTCGTTCACGGTCGTCCGGCTTGTTTCAGGGGCGGCCGTGCTATTCCTGCTGGCGCACGCGTTCGGCCGCCGCGACGCGGGCGAGGACAACGGAAACTGGGTTTCGGCGCTGTTTTTGTTCGGGTATGCGATTCTTTTCTCGTTCGCGTATCTTGGACTGACGACCGCGACCGGCGCGCTGATCCTTTTCGGGTCGGTTCAACTGACGATGATCTTTTGGGCGATTGCCCGGGGCGAATCTCCGCGGCGGCTTGAATGGGTCGGGCTGTCGGTTGCGTTCTGCGGTCTCGTCTATCTCGTCCTTCCCGGACTCGAGTCGCCGCCGATCGCGAGTTCGATATTGATGGCCGTGGCCGGCGCCGCTTGGGGTTTTTACACGCTTCGCGCCAAAGGCGTCAAGAACCCGCTGTCGACGACCGCCGGCAATTTCGCGCGTTCGCTGCCTTTTGCGGCCGTTGCGGCGTTGCCGTTCCTCGGGAATCTCAAGATATCGTTTCGAGCCGCTCTGATCGCCGCAGTTTCCGGGGCGATCGCCTCCGGGATCGGTTACGCGGTTTGGTATGCGGCGCTCCGGTTTCACACACCGGTCCGGGCGGCGGTCCTGCAGCTCGCGGTTCCGGCGATCGCTGCGGCGGGCGGAATCCTGCTTCTTCGGGAAGAGTTTTCGGTCCGGCTTTTGCTGGCGAGCTTGCTGATACTCGGCGGAATCGGAATTGCGATACTCGTTCGACGCAAATAG